The genomic stretch AGAGGTTTTCTCAGGAGAGCAGCGATGTGCTCCAGTTgactctgctctgctctacagCCTGTATaacacaacagatctgagctcCTATCTCGCTGAAAAAAACTGCTGTCCTTAATGTTTGCTTCCTCCACTTCCCATACGCTAAAAGGAGAGGACCGTCTGAATAGGGTGCATGGTTAAGTGACCCCTGCTGTggtctcttttttcccccctattTCTGTTCTTTATTTTTCTGAAGTCATTCAGCAGCTAAATGATGCCGTCTAAGCAAGCCAGAGATGTAGAGTGCCGTAGTAATTTCATCATTTCAAATCTATGAAATAATAGTAACTAGTAGAACAAGgaatatattgttgctgtcgcataaaccttgtatctctactTTTGCGGCCTTTCTATTTTCGACATGATATGTAAAGCtggcctttctttttttgtgtcaaAAATttcatggaccaatagaaatgctccaaaatgacttgaataaaatcttttttttccgcccattgacgtccattgaaagttaggatgGTTTCTTCCACttcctgtaaagctgacattttggagatacaagggttttgcatgacagtgactatAAGccaatcagccgtaacattgaAAGCACTGACCGGTGAAGGGGTGGAAATACTAGGCAGTAAGTGaccagtcagttcctgaaggtgggtcagaacatcaaccCTGGTAAACCTCAGGCGGTTCTTGTGAGGTGATCCCGggctgcagtggtcagtacctacccaaaGTGCTCCAGGAAAGGACAACCAgctgaaccagcgacagggtcatgggcacctgagGTTTACTGATGCAATCTGTGAagatcccacctcacaacttgcaggacttcaAGGATcggctgctaatgtcttggtgccagataccacagacagacaccttcagaggtcttgtggagtccatgcctcgaatggtcaggaCTGTTTTGGCGGCATgcgggggacctacacaatgttagacaggtggttttaatgttatggctgattggtgtgtgtaACTTTAACGTGTAGCAGAGtaataacattttattccaagtagtTTTGGAATTACTTCTGCTGGTCCATTCATCGTTTCTCCAAAAGGAGGAAAGAACTAATGGAGTTCTGAGGTTTGGCTGCAGATTCTGTCTGGCGTTTGGACGCTGAGCAGAGTTCGTCTTGTTAAAAGCATGAGATTGTACTGAGTTAGCCCCTCAGTGCATTGAACGTATGCCCACTCCTTTTCCTGTCACTGCATGCAGCGTGTGTTCTGTCGATAGCCGTTTCTGCTGCATCCCTCACGGcgtgacaaacacacacacacacacacacacacattaacacacacacactttgtggtTAAAACCTTTTTTCCTGTGTTGTTGAAGGATCAAAGCGTGAAGGACAAAGCGCTCCAGAGCATGGCGGCCATGTCTTCTGCTCAGATCGTCTCGGCCACGGCCATCCACAACAAGCTGGGGCTGGCAGGCCTTCCTCAACCCAGCTTCCCCGGAGCACCAGGGGTAAGAGTagtcctaaaaaaaaacaccctaaagACACCCCTAAACCCGTCAGGCTCCTTCTCCATAATGACGCCATGGACAGGGATTTACAGCATAAACATTTCCgagtgctgaagcaggaaagcTGGAGAGTACATGAATATAAATGCCCagaaacacagcagcagttaCACGGCAGCTTTGTACTTACACTGGGAATCCAACTGACGGATGGAGGCATTTGTGCTCTGCGAGAGGAGCCAGGTTTCGTTCTGCTGCTGTATGTAGTGtgactgttttctgtttctttctttcgttCTCAATCTAGTTTTGGCAGCTTTCAACGGGGCATCCGGGATCTTCACAAGAGTGAGTAAAGCTTACCTCTACTACTGTACTGTAACTCTATCCTACTGACTATTGATTAGATTTAGTAGTCAGGTaaagtttttgttttattgaaaaaggccaataataacaataaataataaacaataaaaaaacatttaaacatttaaagtgtACCAACAAGtctataaatatgaaatatttatatttacatttacggcatttagcagacgctcttatccagagcgacttacatacatatttatatatatatatatatatatacatacatatattttatatataataaaaaaataatatcaggTTTCACTTTTTACTGCAAGGCAGGCTAGTAGTAGATTTTTTTATAACAGTATCTTTATGCAAACTGACGAATAATCTTTACTCATCCATCTAGAAGATACCTGGTTTTCTTAAGTTATCATGGTAGActtaatgatatatatatatttctttccCTGTCCtgcaaaaccttgcatctctaaaacagcagctttacaggagaagaaaaaaaaacatatctttcagtggaagtcagtgtaagaggttttatttaagtcattttggagcatttctattggttggtTACTTAATCATACATAGTGACACTTTATAAagaacagccagattcacaatATGGAAAAATAGAAACAGAAGGTTTGGTCTGACAGTAAAATGATGTCTCTCTGTGTGGTTAATAATAGTGTTTCTGCAGTTTTCTGAAGCTTTAGGCTTAATTCACATTCTTCTCCTGCAAAGACTTTGCTATGCCTGAGCTAGGATTGAATTCCAGTTGAGAGTGTAATGTGGTTGGAGTAGTATGAACATACAGTATAACTGTAGTCCAGTGGGAAAAGGGGTGCAGGGTACAACAATAACTGTCCGTTCTGTCTGTTTACACAGCATTAAACCTTTCGCACAGCAAGCCTACCCCATTCAGACTGCCACGGCTATATCAGGTACATAGTTTGTCTTTACTTCGTTTATGTTGAAAATTGACATGTGACCTGACTGGCAACGGAAACTGAGTTATGGTATAcggtgtgtttgtctgtgttagGTTTTGAGCCCCCCACAGCGCCTGCAGCCACCCCTCCAGCATGGCAGGGTCGCTCAATTGGCACGACCAAACTTCGGCTGGTAGAGTTCTCTTCATTCTTGGAGCAGCAGAGGGACCCAGAGTctgtgagtgtatatatatacacacacacacacacacactttgtgtgCAGCAGCAGTGACTGCTGTTCCAACTTATTAGACTATGTGTGAGGAGAACATGCCCTCTATACTACGCTGAAGGTAAAGGGGTGTAGTTTGGCTTATTGTGGCCTATGGCTTCTATGCTGTGACTTTGTTACCCTCCTTCTCCTAAAGCAGAATTCAGTGATCTATCACTTTGGCAGTGTGCCTATGAAATGTTTTTAGCTCTGATCTACTGAGACAGCAGCTATTAATCTAGTGTACGCAACAGATAAATGAAATGATTTGTATTCTTGATTCAGTTGTCtggtaaaaaagaaaaggcaaagTGGTAGCTTGGTGCTGGGAATTGGTCGCTCAGGAGGTCAGATtgtgttattaataaaatataaaatgctcAATTCCTTGAAAATTGCAGTGCCTGCTGATATATCCAAACACACAGGCAGTTCTTTCCCCATacctctttttttgtttgtttaatctTTAACCAAGAAAACAGGATGTTTAGTTTAGAAAATATATTTTCTGGTATCATTTTGactatttttatacatatacttACATATCTTCTATACTATCTACACttatacatacagtactgtataaaaCTCATTAAACATCTGGTAATATTCCAGACTCTCTGTggataaaacaatataaaaacaccactattatataaatacaattaaataatatatgaatatattcatttaatattaattaataatttccACCGCTTCCTAGAGGAAACCCAGTATTCCCAGTTGGTTTAACTAATCAGTCTTTTATTGAACACAGCTGCACAGTGTCTGGAGTCCACACTCAAACCTGTGGTTCTCTAACTGTGTGCTTTTAACCAACATATCAAGAACGAGGAATAatttgtatatttactgtattgGTGATAATTTGTATTTGTTCTAATATTAAATCGTATTTAATAAGTAAATCACATTTACTGCTgatatttgttgtatttttttgtttgttgcaCATCTAAAGCTAAGATAAAGAAGATTTTGCTGTCTAAATGAAGATATATTGTCTGTCACGCTGCCCTAACTTTTCTCATTACAGCACATTTCCCCCTCACAGTCGCAGTGAAACGAAACACACATGGATAATTTATGTCTAATagtagtttttgtttgtttggggtttttttgcagTACAACAAGCATCTCTTCGTACACATTGGTCAGACGAACCACTTGCACAATGATCCACTGCTGGAGTCAGTGGACATCCGTCAGATCTACGATAAATTTCCAGAGAAGAAAGGAGGCCTGAAGGATTTGTTTGCGAAAGGACCACAGAATGCCTTCTTCTTAGTGAAGTTCTGGGTGAGTCAGCGCTCCGTCCTGCACAGTACTGTTAAACCTGTCACCGCAGACATGACCCAGTTCTGCTGCTTGTTTTACAGACTGGTGAGAGATTGTGTTCAATTGaaagtattatatattatgcacagtcatgtgaaaaaaattgGACACCCCAATAAATATTTAGctctttattaaaaatgtggacatttcaatattttatcttctttcaaacaATATCTGTAGATATCAGAAGCAATGACATCACCTTCGTAAAAACCATCTGCACTTGGGCTGAAATTTATGGGATGGTCTCACCTGGTCGTAAATGATTTAGGAAcggctattttttttttttttttttttttttaaacaccttcTCCGACTCCTCTGTATCTCCAACCtactttctgaaggcctcagagagctctctggatctggccatggtgatcttcttcacccctcacttcaaccatcaggAGTAAActagactaaacgtctgagcttTAAacaagacagactcctccagaataatcctctccaaccatgctctgatcatctgcagctgattctgaATTTAGACACTTTTAGTAGTGGTAAATACATTCTAACtaataatatatagtaatattattatatgaatatattcatacaaataatattgttatgtttaatatgaatattatatttattgttcaGCATTTTATCaaatgtatgtgtttagtttaaGTCTGCATGTTTAAAcaaattattttcattattattaattgcattatttattactttaaaCTGAGAATGATTCCTCCAAAGACAAAGCAACATTCAAAAACCTCAACATTTATATATTCACCAGAAACCTGAATCATTAAAATGACAACAAAGGATTTTGGTATCCTTACAGTCTTCATGTGGCCCCAATACCTATATTAAATCTATTGATAGACAGCAAACAGTAACAACTGATACCTTGACCTTcatttattctgtatttattatttcctGATTGAGCGTTTgaggtgtaacagtgtgtgtactaaaaataatcatattagctagctagaaTGGCAAATACTGAGGTGTCACAGAGGTGGTTCGGGTAGAATTGGACACAATATTATAAAATCCACAGAAGCTGAGAGTTAGATCAGAGACGTGGTGTTGTGAGTGTTCCTGGTGCTGCATCTTTCAGTGCTGGTCAGCGTAACGATGGCTGATGTGGCGCGAGAGTGCCGGGGGGTGAGCAGTGGAGTTGTTGTGCGCTGTGCTGTTGAAATGGCCCAGTGCTGCAGGCAATACAGAGGCTTTGTTTAAACACCTGCCTGTCTGGGCCACAGGTGCTGCGGATCAGGGACCTGAAGAGCAGcatacattctctctctctctctctctctctctctcgctcgctctttctctgtctctctgtcccccTCTCACACTGTTCCCCTCTGTCTCctatctcattctctctctttctgttgtcCACTGTTTTCCTGTCACTcaccctcccctccctctctctcttcctctttccttATTTTTCCCCAGTCTCCCTCTCCCAGACACTCTGTCCCTCTCTAGAGGGCTGTCTAACATGCAGTGGACCTCTGGCACCACTCTCTGGAGATTCACACTCATTACATCCTCAGAGTGGATGGTGACCACTACCTCTAGACTTGTGTGAGGGATTAGATGTTAGAGTAGAAGGTTTCTGACACCTCAGCTCATGTGATATGTGGAGGCATGTGAGTTTTGTTAGGTGCAGATACAATAACCATGGGTCTTATTCTCTGCGCCCCCaccttctccttttttttagGTAAATAAGAAGTGTCTGACATTCTCCAGTGTTTAATTATTTGGGGTTTACAAGGACTGTGGGATCTCTCGTGATTCGAGCAGGGCTGTAAACAATAACTCTGACCTGGACTTTTCATTAGGACGTTTCTCAAGAAGTAATTTGCGAATATTTGTAggaagttgaggatgaggtggagtttTGATTATCCTTGcagcatcctgacctgactaacgctcttgccgctgaatgccatcaaatcctcacagcagtgctcctccaaaatctagtagaaagccttcttccctggacagtagaggcagttactccaacaaaagcagaaacaatgaataagcaagtgtcccaatacttttgaccacatAGTGTATACCATATAGTGTGTTTTTCTAAATTGGTATACTGTCTGATCTAGATCCAGTAAGATGATTCTGATCAAACAGATCTTGATCTGCAGTTTAGGAGTGAGGTTCAGATGGTTGTAGCTGACTGAAGTGTTGTGATCTTGTGCCTCCTCAGGCGGACCTCAACTGTAATCTTCAAGAGGATTCTGGGGCCTTCTATGGCGTGACCAGTCAGTATGAGAGTCCAGACAACATGACCATTACCTGCTCAACCAAAGTGTGCTCTTTCGGCAAGCAGGTGGTGGAGAAAGTGGAGGTGAGAGATATCCCATGCAGCGCAGACATGGCCTCAGTCAGAGTGAATCATGTTGCTGCGAGTCGAAAATGTATTGGATTTCAAAACCATGTTTGAAAGAGGCCCAAATCTGATTCAGTGCGTTTAAGCCGTTTACACTCCCACACAGAACACATCTGACGAAAAAAATAGACCATAATTGgaccacttttacctgctgagTAAACGGAATCCATTTAATGAAATTTGAGCATATTTTTgactattttgatttatttactcAATTTGACTGAATATaagaatatgtaaatgtaacttatatatatataacttgcatatatatatatgtgccattacttttgcgagtaattatttatttatctatttatttcaCTATTAAATTAAGCAGATAAACAGCAGTTTtgctttagaatgtgcagaaTTGTGTGTCTGTAGAGGATAACGAACTTTtttacacttagaaaatcaacaaaacctTTCATTTGACCTGGATTTTATGCTACTAGGTACTAGTTGGTGCCTACAGGCCTTCCTTTGTTTTCACATAAGCTATTGCTTTTGGATGCTGAAGGTTTTGAGATGTTCAGCAGCTCTGAAAGTTTTGCTTCACCCCACAGACGGAGTACGCCCGCTTTGAGAATGGCCGATTTGTCTACAAAATAAACCGCTCGCCCATGTGTGAATACATGATCAACTTCATCCACAAGCTCAAGCACCTACCCGAGAAGTACATGATGAACAGTGTGTTGGAGAACTTCACCATCCTGCTGGTAAGTCTGGTCCTCGTCTGTGAAGCGGGACTAAGCACTCAGAGGGCCAGATGTAGGAATGTTAtcagggtttattctaatattagtgttttactggaGAAATAAACACTTAGTGCTTTTCAGTGTAATTTTGGTGAGTAAGCTCTGTACAGCACTGTGTGTTTGAGAAAGAACGGGGAAAGCATGAACTGACGATTCCTGTGGCTCCCGCAGGTGGTCACGAACAGAGAAACCCAGGAGACGCTGCTGTGCATGGCCTGTGTGTTCGAGGTATCGAACAGTGAGCACGGTGCGCAGCATCACATCTACAAACTGGTCAAAGAATGAGACAccttcactttctctcacacacactcacccacacacacaaacacaaaaccctAAGGACGCTGCCAGCTAGCTGCTGCCTTGCTCGGCCAGcgcaaaacagagagagagagagagagctggagccCAGCACTAACTCTGTCCACAGAGACATGATGCGTCGTGGTTTCAGACAGGCTCAGAGtctgttttccatttttttggACTGAGTGACAAAACAGACTTGACTGAAGTGGCTGTGCCTCTggacttaaaaaaaatgtaaaaaaaaaaaaaaaaaaaaaaagaagaagaagaagaagaagaagaagaaaaaaggaaaggaaagaaaaaaaaacatccagtatGCTGTCGTCATATCTGGGgctttattaatgttattattatttttgtgttttgtgttttctgaATTTACACGGGTGTGAGTGAGGGTAAATGGAGGTAcgcttttgttacttttttcatttaacactgattttctttttttttcataatgtcACTGAAAAATCATCCTTCCTTACAAATATGTATTTCATAGTACAGGAAAgtgcccctccccctcccccataGATACTCAAACAATATAACTTAATTTCTTCCCTTAAATATCTTTAGCCATGTTTAGTCACATAATGGTGAAACAAAGCATTAGCAATTTTAATGTATGTAATATTCTAtaccataaaaacacagttgGCCCATTTTAGGCTGGATGAAGTGCCAGTACCCCACCGCAACCtgttgaactttttttttttagttgaattaTTAATTAAGGGATAGATTTTTCAAACGGTTAACTGTTCAGGTGGGCAAATTAGAGCCAAGGTTTCTCCTCAAACACATCATTAGAAAATGTGCTTTGCGGACGTTGGTTATCTGTGTATTTTGGATGACTGATCATTGTTCTCCTGCACTGCAGAGTTTCTCAGCTACTTTTCTGACTTCATTAGCTGGCAGAGGAGagttaacccttagaagtcatAGTTAAGAGATATCAGAAGCAGATTGTAATCGTATATTAATTATACTCTTATTCGTAGCTTATTGAAATAAGTGGTCAGATTCTGTTGAAATACAGACGGTAGATTCACAAAAGTGTCTTAAGAAAGTTGTTCGTTTAGATTAGCTTTTATTCCTAATTTAAGAAGATCTCATAAGTTAAAGCTATTCTtcattttttatcttaaagCAATTggtattctttaaaaatgtttttaaatatttcctaAACCTTTGGAGAATCCTATACTGACTGTAAGACtgtcaaaatatttaaatagttGAATTATTAGAATTAAcgatgatttaaaaaaaaaaaacatttttacttttaaaattaAAGTACTAATACTTTCTTTATAAGGAAAATAAAGGCTTTTCGACGTCACAGGTATATTTTCCAAAAAGGATTATTTTCCTATAGGCTGTTTACTCCTTTACATTTACTGCTTAGTTTGATCCTAGTTTTTCTCCATTTTGCTCTCCATTGCACGAATCTAACTGAATAATGGTACACTACAAATGTGTCTCGCATCGTCTACAATAAGCTGTATAATGCATCATAAAAGACTATgttacaaactagctaaaaatctTAGGAAATATCTGCTTTCTTAAGAGATATTTCAGAACTGTTTTTGCTAATTGCATTTAAGAGAACTTTAGATAAAGATTTATTCATAAAGATTTTTGAGTTTTTTCTTAGGAAAACTTTTCTAGCTTTTCAGAATCTAGGCCCAGTCCTTCCCAATCCTTACCACTACTGCATTTGCAACTCGAGGAgaagatattttattataaatgtaatataatttgGAGTTACTGCTGTGCAGGCAAGTCGTTCAACATTTTGAATATCGTTCCTATTAATTAAATGACTAATTAATGATGGAAGGCTCTAACTCTAACTGTAGTTCAGTGATGTATCAGAGCGACAGTCGTAACTATTGACTTCTAAGGGTTGAAGTAGAGGAGACGCTTCTTTAGGTCTAATTCGGTCCCTGATGGACCCTCTGACATTTTCCTCCACCTTTTACCTTGGTGTTGAGCCTTTACACACATAGGGTCATTACCTTTTCCTCCAGATGAAGCTGTGAATTCTCTCCTGATGTTGAATAAAAGCACATAACTGGATAGAAATGTACACAGCAGCATAGCCAAAGGTAGTCTATGGTGCCTTAgactaggggtgggcaatatggcacaaatatcacaatacttgaAGAGGTTTTTAAGATACACCATACGTATCATGATCA from Salminus brasiliensis chromosome 19, fSalBra1.hap2, whole genome shotgun sequence encodes the following:
- the tead1a gene encoding transcriptional enhancer factor TEF-1a; this encodes MDPGSWSGSESGGEDIERMSDSADKPMDNDAEGVWSPDIEQSFQEALAIYPPCGRRKIILSDEGKMYGRNELIARYIKLRTGKTRTRKQVSSHIQVLARRKSRELHAKLKDQSVKDKALQSMAAMSSAQIVSATAIHNKLGLAGLPQPSFPGAPGFWQLSTGHPGSSQDIKPFAQQAYPIQTATAISGFEPPTAPAATPPAWQGRSIGTTKLRLVEFSSFLEQQRDPESYNKHLFVHIGQTNHLHNDPLLESVDIRQIYDKFPEKKGGLKDLFAKGPQNAFFLVKFWADLNCNLQEDSGAFYGVTSQYESPDNMTITCSTKVCSFGKQVVEKVETEYARFENGRFVYKINRSPMCEYMINFIHKLKHLPEKYMMNSVLENFTILLVVTNRETQETLLCMACVFEVSNSEHGAQHHIYKLVKE